In Ovis aries strain OAR_USU_Benz2616 breed Rambouillet chromosome 14, ARS-UI_Ramb_v3.0, whole genome shotgun sequence, a single genomic region encodes these proteins:
- the CHST4 gene encoding carbohydrate sulfotransferase 4: MIPLRRMKFLLFLASQMAIFILFILVYSHNDNSLQVKEEPKSPHMHVLVLSSWRSGSSFVGQLFGQHPDVFYLMEPAWHVWMTFTQSTAQRLHMAVRDLIRAVFLCDMSVFDAYMNPGPRKQSSLFQWDGSRALCSPPACNLFPRDKIIPQAHCRILCHKQPFEVVEEACRTYSHVVLKEVRFFNLQVLYPLLRDPSLNLHIVHLVRDPRAVFRSRERTTNELEIDSHIVMGQHRQKLKKEDQPYYAMQVICQSQLEIFKAVQSLPKALRQRYLLVRYEDLVRDPLGQTARMYEYVGLKFLPRLQTWVHNITRGKGMGKHAFHTNARNALNVSQAWRWSLPYKKVFRLQKVCRNTMNLLGYHLVTSDQEQKNLSLDLLSTWSPYELVYQEG; encoded by the coding sequence ATGATACCACTCAGAAGAATGAAGTTCCTGCTGttcctggcttcccagatggccatCTTCATTCTGTTCATCCTTGTATACTCCCACAACGACAACTCCCTGCAGGTGAAGGAGGAACCCAAGTCCCCGCACATGCATGTGCTGGTCCTGTCTTCGTGGCGCTCTGGCTCCTCTTTTGTAGGGCAGCTTTTTGGACAGCACCCAGATGTCTTCTACCTGATGGAGCCCGCCTGGCACGTGTGGATGACCTTCACACAAAGCACGGCCCAGAGGCTGCATATGGCTGTGCGGGACCTCATTCGGGCCGTCTTTCTGTGTGACATGAGCGTCTTTGATGCCTACATGAATCCTGGCCCCCGGAAACAGTCCAGCCTATTCCAGTGGGACGGCAGCCGGGCCCTGTGTTCCCCACCTGCCTGCAACCTCTTCCCGCGAGATAAGATCATACCCCAGGCCCACTGCAGGATTCTGTGCCACAAGCAGCCCTTCGAGGTGGTGGAGGAGGCCTGCCGCACCTACAGCCATGTGGTGCTCAAGGAGGTGCGCTTCTTCAACCTGCAGGTGCTCTACCCTCTGCTGAGAGACCCTTCCCTCAACCTGCACATTGTGCACCTGGTCCGGGACCCCCGCGCAGTGTTCCGGTCCCGAGAACGCACCACAAATGAACTTGAGATTGACAGCCACATTGTGATGGGGCAGCACCGGCAGAAACTCAAGAAGGAGGATCAACCTTACTACGCGATGCAAGTCATCTGCCAAAGCCAGCTGGAGATCTTCAAAGCCGTGCAGTCCTTGCCCAAAGCCCTAAGGCAGCGCTACCTGCTCGTGCGCTATGAGGACTTGGTCCGGGACCCCCTGGGCCAAACTGCCCGAATGTATGAATACGTAGGGCTGAAATTCTTGCCCCGGCTCCAGACTTGGGTACATAATATCACTCGAGGCAAGGGCATGGGTAAGCACGCCTTCCACACAAATGCCAGGAATGCTCTCAATGTCTCTCAGGCCTGGCGGTGGTCCCTGCCTTATAAAAAGGTTTTTCGACTTCAGAAAGTCTGCAGGAATACCATGAACCTACTAGGCTACCACCTTGTCACATCAGACCAAGAGCAGAAAAACCTGTCGCTGGATCTTCTGTCTACCTGGAGCCCCTACGAGCTGGTCTACCAAGAGGGTTGA